CGGGTTTCTGATCTGCATGGGGGTCATCCTGGCTATCGGCAATTCCATCTGGGAGGACCAAGTCGGACACCGCTTCCAGATCTACCTGCCGTGGGCCCAGGGAGTGAACAGTGGCTTCTTCTCTGGCTTCCTCTCCTTCTGGTCCTACATCATCATCCTCAACACCGTGGTGCCCATTTCGCTCTACGTCAGGTGAGCGACCTCACACACGCTCCGGCGATAGGCTGATATCAGAGTCCGGGGGGGTGGTAAgcgtagaggaagctttactctgaatctaaccccgtggtgtccctgtccctgggatggggggggacagtgtagagggagctttactctgtatctaaccatgtgctgtccctgtccctgggatggggcggacagtgtagagggagctttactctgtatctaaccccgtgctgtccctgtccctgggatgggggggacagtgtatagggagttttgctctgtatctaaccccgtgctgtccctgtaccTGGAATGggggtggacagtgtagagggagctttactctgtatctaaccccgtgctgtccctgtacctgggatggggatgggggggacagtgtagagggagctttactctgtatctaaccccgtgctgtccctgtccctgggatggggaggacagtgtagagggagctttaacAGAGTAGAGGATGACCCCAAGGAAGTGATGTTGCCCCCAGACCCGGGGAAGGGGATGTGTTTGGGGGAGAAGAGAGCAGGGTTCAGTCGTTGGCTGGGGAGTGCTGTTGACTTGGCCGCTGACCTGTGACCTTTCACCCCGGCCCTCCTGCTCCCCCCTTCCTCACCAACGCAGCGTGGAGGTCATCCGCCTGGGCCACAGTTACTTCATCAGCTGGGACCGAAAGATGTACTGCGGGAGGCGGAAGACCCCCGCTGAAGCGCGGACCACCACCCTGAGCGAGGAGCTCGGGCAGATCGAGTACATTTTCTCGGACAAGACGGGGACCCTCACCCAGAACGTCATGACCTTCAACAAGTGTTCCATCGCCGGCAAGGTCTACGGTGAGGCGTGGGTGGGGAGCGCCGGACAATCCAATTCGCGATTGGAAATTTCCTCCGTCGCAGCGGTGACCTCCCTCCACAGGGTGGCGCCCTCCCTGGCCAGGAGGAAGTTGATTAAAATGGCGGGGGGCGAACGAGAGCGAGGGAGGACCGTGGAAGAGAGACGACGtttccacgtttcgggcataagctcttggTCGGAGAGCTCAAAgggatccccacagtgtggaaacaggcccttcggcccaacaagtccacaccaaccctccaaacattaTCCCACCCCAAACCCTTTCCCCAGCCCTGCACATCCAGGACactttaccatggccaatccaccctaacctgctcatccctgggcacgacgggacaatttagcatggccaatccaccctaacctgcacatccctgggcactacgggaca
This sequence is a window from Chiloscyllium plagiosum isolate BGI_BamShark_2017 unplaced genomic scaffold, ASM401019v2 scaf_95059, whole genome shotgun sequence. Protein-coding genes within it:
- the LOC122545727 gene encoding phospholipid-transporting ATPase ID-like, with amino-acid sequence MQNSGRSKFKRTSIDRLMNTLVLWIFGFLICMGVILAIGNSIWEDQVGHRFQIYLPWAQGVNSGFFSGFLSFWSYIIILNTVVPISLYVSVEVIRLGHSYFISWDRKMYCGRRKTPAEARTTTLSEELGQIEYIFSDKTGTLTQNVMTFNKCSIAGKVYGEAWVGSAGQSNSRLEISSVAAVTSLHRVAPSLARRKLIKMAGGERERGRTVEERRRFHVSGISSWSESSKGSPQCGNRPFGPTSPHQPSKHYPTPNPFPSPAHPGHFTMANPP